Proteins encoded together in one Pseudomonas sp. TCU-HL1 window:
- the gspD gene encoding type II secretion system secretin GspD — translation MPQTFSRLTLALIAAGMLAAPLPLIAAQAAATAPAGAQQQKQQDGWTINLKDADIREFIDQIADITGETFIVDPRVKGQVSVVSKAPLGLNEVYQLFLSVMATHGFTVVTQGDQARIIPNAEAKAEAGSSRAGAERLETRVIQVQHTPVTELIPLIRPLVPQYGHLAAVTSANALIISDRAANIARIEDLMRQLDQKGDRDYTVLNLRHAWVLDAAEVLNASLNRGQSKGTSGTQVIADARTNRLIILGPPSARAKLAALAQSLDTPTSRSANTRVIRLRHNDAKALAETLGEISEGLKNEEGGGEAGGSAGAGKPQNILIRADESLNALVMLAEPDVVTAMEDIVRQLDVPRAQVMVEAAIVEISGDITDALGVQWAVDARGGTGGLGGVNFGNTGLSVGTVLNAIRDDEIPDTLPDGAIIGIGTDHFAALITALSANSKSNLLSTPSLLTLDNQKAEILVGQNVPFQTGTFTTDASGANNPFTTIERQDIGVTLKVTPHINEGATLRLEIEQEISSIAPSATLTAQAVDLITNKRSIKSTILAEDGQVIVLGGLIQDDITQTDSKVPLLGDIPILGRLFRSTKDTHVKRNLMVFLRPTVVRDRAGIAALSGKKYNDIRIVGEHDKEGRPAILPRQPVELFDGQQAPAVDLRKP, via the coding sequence ATGCCCCAGACCTTCTCGCGCCTCACGCTCGCCCTGATCGCCGCCGGTATGCTGGCCGCGCCCCTGCCGCTGATTGCCGCCCAGGCGGCTGCCACTGCACCCGCCGGGGCGCAGCAACAGAAGCAGCAGGATGGCTGGACCATCAATCTGAAGGACGCCGACATCCGCGAGTTCATCGACCAGATCGCCGATATCACCGGAGAGACCTTCATCGTCGATCCGCGCGTGAAGGGCCAGGTCAGCGTCGTATCGAAAGCGCCGCTCGGGCTCAACGAGGTCTACCAGCTGTTCCTCTCGGTGATGGCCACCCACGGCTTCACCGTGGTCACCCAGGGCGACCAGGCGCGCATCATTCCCAATGCCGAAGCCAAGGCCGAAGCAGGCAGCAGCCGTGCCGGGGCGGAACGCCTGGAAACTCGAGTGATCCAGGTGCAACACACGCCGGTGACGGAGCTCATCCCACTGATTCGACCGCTGGTCCCCCAATACGGCCATCTGGCCGCGGTGACCTCGGCCAACGCCCTGATCATCAGCGACCGTGCCGCCAACATCGCGCGAATCGAAGACCTGATGCGCCAGCTCGACCAGAAGGGTGACCGCGACTACACCGTGCTCAACCTGCGCCATGCCTGGGTCCTGGACGCTGCCGAGGTACTCAATGCCTCGCTCAACCGTGGCCAGTCCAAGGGAACTTCGGGCACCCAGGTCATCGCCGACGCACGCACCAACCGCCTGATCATCCTCGGCCCACCGTCCGCGCGGGCCAAGCTGGCGGCCCTGGCACAATCCCTCGACACACCGACCTCGCGCTCGGCAAATACCCGCGTGATTCGCCTGCGCCATAACGACGCCAAGGCGCTCGCCGAAACCCTCGGCGAAATATCCGAAGGCCTGAAAAACGAGGAAGGTGGCGGCGAAGCGGGCGGCAGCGCGGGCGCCGGCAAGCCGCAGAATATTCTGATTCGCGCCGACGAAAGCCTGAACGCACTGGTGATGCTGGCCGAGCCGGATGTCGTAACGGCCATGGAAGATATCGTTCGCCAACTCGATGTGCCACGCGCGCAGGTGATGGTGGAAGCCGCCATTGTGGAAATCTCCGGCGACATCACCGACGCCCTCGGCGTGCAGTGGGCAGTGGATGCTCGTGGCGGCACCGGTGGCCTGGGTGGCGTGAACTTCGGCAATACCGGACTCTCCGTCGGCACCGTGCTCAACGCCATCCGTGACGACGAGATCCCCGACACCCTTCCGGACGGCGCCATCATCGGTATCGGTACCGACCACTTCGCCGCGCTGATCACCGCACTCTCGGCCAACAGCAAGAGCAACCTGCTGTCCACGCCCAGTCTGTTGACCCTGGACAACCAGAAAGCGGAAATCCTCGTGGGCCAGAACGTGCCCTTCCAGACCGGCACTTTCACCACGGATGCCTCAGGCGCCAACAACCCCTTCACCACCATCGAACGCCAGGACATCGGCGTGACGCTGAAGGTGACACCGCACATCAACGAGGGCGCCACCCTGCGCCTGGAGATCGAGCAGGAAATCTCCTCCATCGCGCCGTCCGCGACCCTTACGGCACAGGCAGTGGACCTGATCACCAACAAGCGCTCGATCAAGAGCACCATTCTCGCCGAAGACGGACAGGTGATAGTCCTGGGCGGCCTGATCCAGGACGACATCACCCAGACCGACTCCAAGGTGCCGCTGCTGGGCGACATCCCCATCCTCGGCCGGTTGTTCCGCTCCACCAAGGACACCCATGTAAAGCGCAACCTGATGGTGTTCCTACGTCCGACCGTGGTGCGCGACCGCGCAGGAATCGCGGCACTGTCCGGGAAGAAATACAACGATATCCGCATCGTCGGCGAACACGACAAGGAGGGTCGCCCGGCCATCCTGCCCCGCCAGCCGGTGGAATTGTTCGATGGTCAGCAGGCACCTGCGGTCGACCTGCGCAAACCCTGA
- a CDS encoding SPOR domain-containing protein, with translation MAVLDKGLKQRIVGALVLVALAVIFLPMLFSREDELRQVVVEAPPMPKAPDMPPVELEQVQVPEPQALPQEPVPPLEPSTEALASNAPPSQETAPEAPAQPAAPAVPLPAPVQPQPPAQAKAPAPAPAASVAEVKAEEKRLDLNGLPVSWSIQLASLSSRSSAENLQKNLRTQGYNAYIRSVEGMNRVFVGPVIERAEANRLRDQLARQQKLNGFIVRFQPEKS, from the coding sequence ATGGCTGTATTGGACAAGGGACTCAAGCAACGCATTGTCGGCGCGCTGGTGCTGGTGGCGCTGGCGGTGATTTTCCTGCCCATGCTGTTCAGTCGCGAGGATGAGCTGCGCCAGGTGGTGGTTGAAGCGCCGCCGATGCCGAAGGCGCCGGACATGCCGCCGGTCGAACTGGAACAGGTTCAGGTGCCTGAACCCCAGGCGCTGCCCCAGGAGCCGGTTCCGCCGCTGGAACCTTCCACTGAGGCGCTGGCGTCCAATGCTCCGCCGTCCCAGGAAACTGCCCCCGAGGCGCCCGCTCAGCCCGCTGCTCCAGCTGTACCGCTGCCTGCCCCGGTGCAACCGCAGCCCCCGGCTCAGGCCAAGGCGCCCGCGCCGGCTCCGGCCGCCTCTGTGGCGGAGGTGAAAGCCGAGGAGAAGCGCCTGGACCTTAACGGCCTGCCGGTCAGTTGGTCGATCCAGCTCGCGAGCCTGTCCAGCCGTTCCAGTGCCGAGAACCTGCAGAAAAACCTGCGCACCCAGGGCTATAACGCCTATATCCGCAGTGTCGAAGGCATGAACAGGGTCTTCGTCGGGCCGGTGATCGAGCGGGCCGAAGCCAATCGCCTGCGCGACCAGTTGGCCCGCCAGCAGAAGCTGAATGGCTTCATCGTCCGTTTCCAGCCTGAAAAGAGCTGA
- the purF gene encoding amidophosphoribosyltransferase — MCGIVGIVGKSNVNQALYDALTVLQHRGQDAAGIVTSHDGRLFLRKDNGLVRDVFQQRHMQRLVGSMGIGHVRYPTAGSSSSAEAQPFYVNSPYGITLAHNGNLTNVEQLAKEIYESDLRHVNTNSDSEVLLNVFAHELAHRGKLQPTEEDVFAAVSGVHARCKGGYAVVAMITGYGIVGFRDPHAIRPIVFGQRHTDEGVEYMIASESVALDVLGFTLIRDLAPGEAVYITEEGKLFTRQCAADPQYSPCIFEHVYLARPDSIMDGISVYKARLRMGEKLAEKIQRERPDHDIDVVIPIPDTSRTAALELANHLGVKFREGFVKNRYIGRTFIMPGQAARKKSVRQKLNAIELEFRGKNVMLVDDSIVRGTTCKQIIQMAREAGAKNVYFCSAAPAVRYPNVYGIDMPSAHELIAHNRSTEEVAELIGADWLVYQDLPDLIDAVGGGKVKIDHFDCAVFDGQYITGDVDEQYLNKIEQARNDASKAKAHAVSAIIDLYNN; from the coding sequence ATGTGTGGCATCGTCGGTATCGTCGGTAAGTCGAACGTCAATCAGGCGCTGTATGACGCGCTTACCGTCCTTCAGCATCGCGGCCAGGACGCTGCCGGTATTGTGACCAGCCACGATGGCCGGCTCTTCCTGCGCAAGGACAACGGCCTTGTCCGTGATGTCTTCCAGCAGCGCCACATGCAGCGCCTGGTCGGCAGCATGGGCATTGGCCACGTACGCTATCCCACCGCTGGTTCTTCCAGTTCCGCCGAGGCGCAGCCGTTCTACGTCAACTCGCCCTACGGCATTACCCTGGCGCACAACGGCAACCTGACCAACGTCGAGCAACTGGCCAAGGAAATCTACGAGTCCGACCTGCGCCACGTGAACACCAATTCCGACTCGGAAGTGCTGCTCAACGTGTTCGCCCATGAGCTGGCTCATCGCGGCAAGCTGCAGCCGACCGAGGAAGACGTGTTCGCTGCTGTTTCCGGCGTGCATGCGCGCTGCAAGGGTGGCTACGCCGTGGTGGCGATGATCACCGGTTATGGCATCGTCGGTTTCCGTGATCCCCATGCAATCCGTCCGATCGTCTTCGGCCAGCGTCATACCGACGAAGGTGTCGAATACATGATCGCTTCCGAGAGCGTCGCCCTGGACGTGCTGGGCTTTACCCTGATCCGTGACCTGGCTCCGGGCGAAGCGGTGTACATCACCGAAGAAGGCAAGCTGTTCACCCGCCAGTGCGCGGCTGATCCGCAGTACTCTCCCTGCATCTTCGAGCACGTCTACCTGGCGCGCCCGGACTCCATCATGGACGGCATCTCCGTCTACAAGGCGCGTCTGCGCATGGGCGAGAAGCTGGCCGAGAAGATCCAGCGCGAGCGTCCCGACCACGACATCGACGTCGTGATCCCGATTCCGGATACCAGCCGTACCGCTGCCCTGGAACTGGCCAACCACCTCGGTGTGAAGTTCCGCGAAGGCTTCGTGAAGAACCGCTACATCGGCCGGACCTTCATCATGCCGGGCCAGGCCGCGCGCAAGAAGTCGGTGCGCCAGAAGCTCAATGCCATCGAACTGGAATTCCGCGGCAAGAACGTGATGCTGGTGGACGACTCCATCGTTCGCGGCACCACCTGCAAGCAGATCATCCAGATGGCCCGTGAGGCTGGTGCCAAGAATGTCTACTTCTGCTCGGCCGCTCCGGCGGTGCGTTACCCGAACGTATACGGCATCGACATGCCCAGCGCCCACGAGCTGATCGCCCACAACCGTTCCACCGAAGAAGTCGCCGAGCTGATCGGCGCCGACTGGCTGGTTTACCAGGACCTGCCAGACCTGATCGATGCCGTCGGTGGTGGAAAGGTGAAGATCGATCACTTCGACTGCGCGGTGTTCGACGGCCAGTACATCACCGGGGATGTCGACGAGCAGTACCTGAACAAGATCGAGCAAGCGCGTAACGATGCCTCCAAGGCCAAGGCCCACGCGGTGAGCGCGATCATCGATCTGTACAACAACTGA
- a CDS encoding cupin domain-containing protein has product MHKLKAMAATTVVALAALGAAGAWAAEPKATGQISIVPSELKWVDAPAIGPGAQLTVLEGDLKQATPFTFRIKLPPKFKIAPHTHPVFERVTVLAGTFHLGIGEKFDAAKARAYPAGGVTMMPPGMPMFAFTGDEEVVLQIHGTGPWGIAYLHPADDPRKK; this is encoded by the coding sequence ATGCACAAGTTAAAAGCTATGGCGGCCACAACGGTTGTCGCCCTTGCCGCCCTCGGCGCCGCTGGCGCCTGGGCCGCAGAGCCCAAGGCGACAGGCCAGATCTCGATTGTTCCGTCCGAACTCAAATGGGTCGATGCCCCCGCCATCGGCCCCGGCGCCCAACTCACGGTGCTGGAAGGCGATCTGAAGCAAGCAACACCCTTTACTTTCCGGATCAAGCTGCCACCCAAATTTAAGATCGCCCCCCATACCCATCCCGTATTTGAGCGAGTCACCGTGTTGGCCGGCACGTTCCACCTGGGCATTGGCGAAAAGTTCGACGCGGCCAAGGCCCGTGCCTATCCCGCTGGCGGCGTCACCATGATGCCTCCGGGCATGCCCATGTTCGCCTTCACCGGCGACGAGGAAGTGGTCCTCCAAATCCATGGCACCGGCCCCTGGGGGATCGCTTACCTCCACCCTGCGGACGATCCGCGGAAAAAATAG
- the folC gene encoding bifunctional tetrahydrofolate synthase/dihydrofolate synthase gives MTQRTLADWLSYLEQLHPSAIDMGLERSREVAVRLGLGRPAAKVITVTGTNGKGSTCAFLAALLRAQGLKVGVYSSPHLLRYNERVQVNGQEASDRALCDAFAAVEAARGEISLTYFEMGTLAAFWLFQQANLDAVVLEVGLGGRLDAVNLVDADVALVTSIGLDHADWLGDTRESVAFEKAGIFRAGKPALCGDLDPPQPLLDQADALSAPLFLRGRDFDLAVGEDHWHWRGICASGQVLELHDLPLLDLPMENAALALQAYALMGMPWQPDTLQAALLGTRVTGRLDRRTLTWRGKPVSLLLDVGHNPHAAEYLAARLASRPVAGRRLAVFGLLSDKDLPGVLGPLQGQLAHWAVAPLPTPRSRPAAELQAALTNLHATVSVHENIAAALDAQCELATPGDEILVFGSFYSVAEALSWLESRATGE, from the coding sequence ATGACCCAGAGAACCCTTGCCGACTGGCTTTCCTACCTGGAGCAGCTTCACCCCAGCGCGATCGACATGGGGCTGGAGCGCAGTCGCGAAGTGGCCGTCCGGCTCGGCCTGGGCCGACCGGCGGCCAAGGTGATCACGGTCACCGGCACCAACGGCAAGGGTTCCACCTGTGCCTTCCTGGCGGCATTGCTGCGCGCTCAGGGGCTCAAGGTCGGCGTATACAGCTCTCCGCACCTGCTGCGTTACAACGAGCGTGTCCAGGTGAATGGCCAGGAGGCCAGCGACCGGGCGCTTTGCGATGCGTTCGCTGCCGTCGAGGCTGCGCGTGGCGAGATTTCCCTGACCTACTTCGAGATGGGCACCCTGGCGGCGTTCTGGTTGTTCCAGCAGGCAAACCTCGACGCCGTGGTGCTGGAAGTCGGACTGGGCGGTCGGCTGGATGCCGTCAATCTGGTGGATGCGGATGTCGCGCTGGTCACCAGCATCGGCCTGGATCATGCCGACTGGCTGGGTGATACGCGGGAAAGCGTGGCATTCGAGAAGGCCGGTATATTCCGCGCAGGCAAGCCGGCACTCTGCGGTGATCTGGACCCTCCGCAACCTTTGCTGGATCAGGCGGATGCGCTGTCCGCCCCCTTGTTCCTGCGTGGACGGGATTTCGACCTGGCGGTAGGTGAGGATCACTGGCACTGGCGCGGTATCTGCGCGTCCGGCCAGGTACTGGAATTGCACGACCTGCCGTTGCTTGATCTGCCCATGGAGAATGCTGCGCTGGCCCTGCAGGCCTACGCTTTGATGGGCATGCCCTGGCAGCCCGACACCCTGCAAGCCGCCCTGCTGGGCACCCGGGTCACCGGGCGTCTTGATCGCCGCACGCTCACCTGGCGCGGCAAGCCCGTTTCCCTGTTGCTGGATGTTGGCCACAATCCCCACGCGGCCGAGTACCTCGCCGCGCGCTTGGCTTCACGTCCCGTTGCTGGCCGTCGCTTGGCGGTTTTCGGTCTGCTTTCCGACAAGGATCTTCCCGGTGTCCTCGGTCCGCTGCAGGGGCAGCTCGCTCACTGGGCAGTGGCACCTTTACCCACTCCGCGCAGTCGTCCCGCCGCCGAGTTGCAGGCGGCATTGACGAACCTTCACGCAACCGTCAGTGTCCACGAAAATATCGCCGCCGCGCTTGATGCGCAGTGTGAGCTGGCGACACCGGGCGACGAGATCCTGGTGTTCGGATCGTTCTATAGCGTGGCCGAGGCGCTGAGCTGGTTGGAAAGTCGCGCAACTGGGGAGTAG
- a CDS encoding O-succinylhomoserine sulfhydrylase, with the protein MTQEWEAGRLDSDLEGASFDTLAVRAGQRRSPEGEHGEAMFLTSSYVFRTAADAAARFAGEVPGNVYSRYTNPTVRTFEERIAALEGAEQAVATASGMSAILAIAMSLCSSGDHVLVSRSVFGSTISLFEKYLKRFGIEVDYPALSDLNGWKAAIKPNTKLLFVESPSNPLAELVDIPALAEIAHATGALLVVDNCFCTPALQQPLKLGADIVMHSATKYIDGQGRTMGGVVAGRAEHMKEVVGFLRTAGPTLSPFNAWVMMKGLETLRVRMQAHCASALEIAQWLEQQPGVERVYYAGLESHPQHELAKRQQKGFGAVVSFEVKGGKEAAWRFIDATRMISITTNLGDTKTTIAHPATTSHGRLSPQERANAGIRDSLVRLAIGLEDVADLKADLERGLAVL; encoded by the coding sequence ATGACGCAGGAATGGGAAGCCGGAAGGCTGGACAGTGACCTGGAAGGCGCGTCCTTCGACACCCTGGCCGTGCGTGCCGGCCAGCGCCGTTCGCCGGAAGGTGAGCATGGCGAGGCCATGTTCCTGACCTCCAGCTACGTGTTCCGCACGGCTGCCGACGCCGCCGCGCGCTTTGCCGGCGAAGTCCCGGGCAATGTCTATTCGCGTTACACCAATCCGACCGTGCGCACTTTCGAAGAGCGCATCGCCGCCCTCGAAGGCGCCGAGCAGGCCGTGGCCACCGCTTCCGGGATGTCGGCGATCCTGGCCATCGCCATGAGCCTGTGCAGCAGCGGCGACCACGTACTGGTGTCGCGTAGCGTCTTCGGCTCCACCATCAGCCTGTTCGAGAAGTACCTCAAACGATTCGGAATCGAAGTCGACTACCCTGCGCTGTCCGATCTGAACGGCTGGAAAGCGGCAATCAAGCCGAACACCAAACTGCTGTTCGTCGAGTCGCCGTCCAACCCCCTGGCCGAGCTGGTGGACATTCCCGCCCTCGCCGAGATCGCCCACGCCACGGGCGCTCTGCTGGTGGTAGACAACTGCTTCTGCACTCCGGCACTGCAACAGCCGTTGAAGCTGGGTGCCGATATCGTCATGCACTCCGCCACCAAGTACATCGATGGCCAGGGCCGCACCATGGGCGGCGTAGTCGCCGGCCGTGCCGAGCACATGAAGGAAGTCGTCGGCTTCCTGCGTACCGCGGGCCCGACCCTCAGCCCCTTCAACGCCTGGGTCATGATGAAGGGCCTGGAAACCCTGCGCGTGCGTATGCAGGCCCATTGCGCCAGTGCCCTGGAGATTGCCCAGTGGCTGGAGCAGCAACCCGGTGTCGAGCGTGTTTACTACGCCGGTCTGGAAAGCCATCCGCAGCACGAACTGGCCAAGCGTCAGCAGAAGGGGTTCGGCGCGGTGGTCAGCTTCGAGGTCAAGGGCGGCAAGGAGGCGGCGTGGCGCTTCATCGATGCTACGCGGATGATCTCCATCACCACCAACCTGGGTGATACCAAGACCACCATTGCGCATCCTGCCACCACCTCCCACGGTCGCTTGTCGCCCCAGGAACGTGCCAATGCCGGCATCCGCGATAGCCTGGTCCGCCTGGCTATTGGCCTGGAAGACGTCGCTGATCTCAAGGCCGATTTGGAGCGCGGGCTCGCGGTGCTGTGA
- the truA gene encoding tRNA pseudouridine(38-40) synthase TruA, with amino-acid sequence MINKDSPAATSAAAAIYRIALGVEYKGSRYRGFQRQIDGVPSVQGALEKALIRVAGGAPVVLSCAGRTDAMVHASGQVVHFDTPVTRSELAWVMGANANLPPDISVTWAKEMPRNFDARFSAMARRYRYVIYNDQIRPAHLAEEVTWNHRPLDVQRMREAARCLAGTHDFSAFRARQCQAKSPIKTVHHLELIEHGRLIVLDIRANAFLHHMVRNIAGVLMTIGAGEQPVEWARQVLEGRIRREGGVTAHPYGLYLVRVEYPEEFELPQRYLGPHFLSGLPDSAG; translated from the coding sequence TTGATTAATAAAGACTCTCCTGCAGCCACCTCGGCTGCCGCTGCCATTTACAGAATCGCCCTCGGCGTCGAATACAAAGGTTCCCGTTATCGTGGCTTCCAGCGCCAGATCGATGGGGTCCCCTCCGTCCAGGGTGCGTTGGAAAAGGCCCTCATCCGCGTGGCGGGTGGTGCCCCGGTGGTGCTTTCCTGCGCGGGGCGTACCGATGCCATGGTTCACGCCAGTGGGCAGGTCGTGCATTTCGATACGCCCGTCACGAGGTCCGAGCTCGCCTGGGTCATGGGGGCGAACGCGAACCTGCCGCCGGACATCAGCGTCACCTGGGCCAAGGAGATGCCGCGCAATTTCGATGCCCGCTTCAGCGCCATGGCGCGGCGTTACCGCTACGTGATCTACAACGACCAGATCCGTCCAGCGCACCTGGCCGAGGAAGTGACCTGGAACCATCGTCCATTGGACGTGCAGCGCATGCGCGAGGCGGCTCGCTGCTTGGCGGGCACCCATGATTTCAGTGCATTCCGCGCGAGGCAGTGCCAGGCGAAGTCACCGATCAAGACGGTGCATCACCTTGAGCTGATCGAGCACGGTCGCCTGATCGTGCTCGATATCCGTGCCAATGCGTTCCTTCACCACATGGTGCGCAATATCGCCGGGGTGCTGATGACCATTGGTGCCGGTGAACAGCCGGTGGAGTGGGCCAGGCAGGTGCTGGAGGGACGGATCCGGCGGGAGGGCGGCGTGACGGCCCATCCTTATGGGCTCTATCTGGTGCGTGTCGAATACCCGGAAGAGTTCGAGCTTCCCCAGCGCTACCTGGGGCCGCACTTTCTTTCCGGCTTGCCGGATTCGGCGGGCTGA
- the accD gene encoding acetyl-CoA carboxylase, carboxyltransferase subunit beta, which yields MSNWLVDKLIPSIMRSEVKKSSVPEGLWHKCPSCEAVLYKPELEKTLDVCPKCNHHMRINARTRLGIFLDPEGREEIGADLEPVDRLKFRDSKKYKDRLTAAQKDTGEKDALIAMRGTLHKMPVVACAFEFSFMGGSMGAIVGERFVRAANVALEQRCPLVCFSASGGARMQEALISLMQMAKTSAALARLREEGIPFISVLTDPVYGGVSASLAMLGDVIVGEPRALIGFAGPRVIEQTVREKLPEGFQRSEFLLEHGAIDMIIPRAELRERLGRLLAQMMRLPTPAIA from the coding sequence ATGAGCAACTGGCTGGTAGACAAGCTGATCCCTTCGATCATGCGTTCCGAGGTGAAGAAAAGCTCGGTGCCGGAAGGCCTCTGGCACAAGTGCCCGTCCTGCGAGGCGGTGCTGTACAAGCCTGAGCTGGAAAAGACGCTGGACGTCTGCCCGAAGTGCAACCACCACATGCGCATCAACGCGCGGACCCGTCTGGGCATTTTCCTGGACCCCGAAGGCCGCGAGGAAATCGGTGCCGACCTGGAGCCGGTTGATCGCCTGAAGTTCCGCGACAGCAAGAAGTACAAGGACCGTCTGACCGCCGCGCAGAAAGATACCGGCGAGAAAGATGCCCTGATCGCCATGCGTGGCACCCTGCACAAGATGCCGGTTGTGGCCTGCGCCTTCGAGTTCTCCTTCATGGGCGGCTCCATGGGTGCCATCGTGGGCGAGCGCTTTGTGCGTGCTGCCAATGTCGCACTTGAGCAGCGTTGCCCGTTGGTGTGTTTCTCCGCTTCCGGCGGTGCGCGGATGCAGGAGGCCCTGATCTCCCTGATGCAGATGGCCAAGACCTCCGCAGCCCTGGCTCGTTTGCGCGAAGAAGGTATTCCGTTCATTTCTGTGTTGACCGACCCGGTCTACGGCGGTGTTTCCGCCAGTCTGGCGATGCTCGGTGACGTGATCGTCGGCGAACCGCGTGCCTTGATCGGTTTTGCCGGCCCGCGCGTAATTGAGCAGACCGTGCGCGAGAAACTGCCGGAAGGCTTCCAGCGCAGCGAGTTCCTGCTGGAGCACGGCGCCATCGACATGATCATTCCCCGCGCGGAACTGCGTGAGCGCCTTGGCCGGCTGCTGGCGCAGATGATGCGTCTTCCTACCCCGGCTATCGCATGA
- a CDS encoding cell wall hydrolase, producing MGGEGCEGVCRAPGQFSCWSRNDPNYADLSGARPIPSAQYTLAREAVVTVIEGRQPDPTGRATHYYAISMPKAPKWTAKVTRICKIGRHIFFKDVP from the coding sequence CTGGGAGGGGAGGGGTGTGAAGGTGTCTGCCGTGCGCCCGGGCAGTTCAGCTGCTGGAGCAGGAACGACCCGAACTACGCCGACCTCTCCGGCGCGCGTCCGATTCCAAGCGCCCAGTACACGCTGGCGCGGGAGGCGGTGGTCACCGTGATCGAAGGGCGCCAGCCTGACCCGACTGGCCGCGCCACGCACTACTACGCCATCTCCATGCCGAAGGCGCCGAAGTGGACAGCCAAGGTCACGCGGATCTGCAAGATCGGCCGGCACATCTTCTTCAAGGACGTGCCGTGA
- a CDS encoding phosphoribosylanthranilate isomerase, whose protein sequence is MPAVRIKICGITRVEDALAAVAAGADAIGLVFYAKSPRAVTAPQAKAIVAALPPFVTSVGLFVDMPRAELQQVLAEVPLDLLQFHGDETPGDCSGYGRPYIKALRVKPGDDVAAAIARYPDASGVLLDTYVPGTPGGTGEAFDWTLVPQDAAKPVVLAGGLTPENVADAVRQVRPYAVDVSGGVEASKGIKDAAKIQAFIQRARS, encoded by the coding sequence TTGCCAGCCGTTCGCATCAAAATCTGCGGCATTACCCGAGTCGAGGACGCCCTGGCCGCCGTGGCGGCAGGGGCCGATGCCATAGGTCTGGTGTTCTATGCCAAGAGTCCGCGCGCCGTGACGGCGCCTCAGGCCAAGGCTATCGTCGCTGCGTTGCCGCCTTTCGTGACCAGTGTGGGCCTGTTCGTCGATATGCCCCGTGCCGAATTGCAACAGGTGCTGGCGGAGGTGCCGCTGGACCTGTTGCAGTTCCATGGCGATGAGACTCCGGGGGATTGCAGCGGCTATGGCCGGCCCTACATCAAGGCGCTGAGGGTCAAGCCAGGCGATGATGTTGCCGCCGCCATTGCCCGATATCCCGACGCTTCCGGCGTACTGCTGGATACCTACGTGCCGGGTACGCCCGGAGGCACCGGCGAAGCCTTCGACTGGACCCTGGTGCCCCAGGATGCAGCAAAGCCTGTGGTCCTGGCTGGTGGCCTGACGCCCGAAAACGTTGCCGATGCGGTGCGCCAGGTGCGTCCATACGCTGTAGACGTGAGCGGCGGCGTCGAAGCCAGCAAGGGCATCAAGGACGCCGCAAAAATTCAGGCGTTCATCCAGCGGGCACGTTCCTGA
- a CDS encoding CvpA family protein yields the protein MAFTWVDWTIIAIIAISSLVSLSRGFVKEALSLLTWIVAGVVAWTFGGALSLHLTEFIEMPSARIIAACAILFVATLLVGALINFLIGELVRVTGMDGTDRVLGMAFGAARGALLVVLLVGLLSLAPVQQDPWWQQSTLLPHFLMVADWSKNLILGFTSQWLASGISPPG from the coding sequence GTGGCATTCACCTGGGTCGATTGGACGATCATCGCCATCATCGCCATTTCCAGTCTGGTCAGTTTGAGTCGGGGCTTCGTCAAGGAAGCTCTCTCGCTGCTCACGTGGATAGTTGCAGGCGTCGTAGCCTGGACGTTTGGCGGCGCCCTGTCGCTGCACCTCACGGAATTCATCGAAATGCCTTCGGCGCGCATCATTGCTGCGTGCGCCATTCTCTTCGTCGCCACCTTGCTGGTGGGCGCCTTGATCAATTTCCTGATCGGCGAGCTGGTCAGGGTCACCGGTATGGACGGCACCGACCGCGTGCTGGGCATGGCCTTCGGCGCCGCCCGTGGCGCGCTGCTGGTCGTGTTGCTGGTCGGCCTGCTCAGCCTGGCGCCGGTGCAACAGGATCCCTGGTGGCAGCAATCCACGCTGTTACCGCATTTTCTCATGGTCGCCGACTGGTCGAAGAACCTCATTCTGGGCTTCACCAGTCAGTGGCTTGCGAGTGGCATCAGCCCACCCGGCTGA
- a CDS encoding DUF2793 domain-containing protein, protein MTSAVLDKDLATPPGSPEDGAACIAAASPAGAWAGQAGKIAFWLAGWLASVGVWTFVTPQEGFFFHVSDEDIFYKYTGSAWSAPSGRGGV, encoded by the coding sequence TTGACCAGTGCCGTGCTGGACAAGGATCTGGCCACGCCGCCGGGCAGCCCGGAGGACGGCGCAGCCTGCATCGCCGCCGCTTCGCCCGCTGGGGCGTGGGCGGGGCAGGCGGGAAAGATTGCCTTCTGGCTGGCTGGCTGGCTGGCGAGCGTCGGCGTGTGGACCTTCGTCACGCCGCAGGAAGGTTTCTTCTTCCACGTCAGCGACGAAGATATTTTCTACAAGTACACCGGCAGCGCCTGGTCGGCTCCGTCTGGGAGGGGAGGGGTGTGA